One genomic segment of Ipomoea triloba cultivar NCNSP0323 chromosome 9, ASM357664v1 includes these proteins:
- the LOC116028797 gene encoding tetraspanin-19-like, which translates to MVRILKNCLQISLKLANLTLGTVGIAMLMYGLWMIRVWQRDAAGSGYAFPWFVHAFLGIGIGLCAITFLGHFAAHTANPFCLTSYMLTIFLLLLAETGLLADVYLNSDWEKDLPEDPSGRFNDFKNFVKNNSEDFQWITLFIVLAQGVSILLATVLRTLGRDRRYERENGEPRVPLLNQPDQTLPAYPYVLGEPRFPCKNV; encoded by the exons ATGGTGAGGATACTGAAGAACTGCCTGCAGATATCCCTGAAACTAGCCAACCTAACCTTAGGAACTGTGGGCATTGCAATGCTCATGTATGGCCTCTGGATGATCAGAGTTTGGCAGCGGGATGCCGCAGGCTCGGGCTATGCTTTTCCTTG GTTTGTTCATGCATTTCTTGGCATTGGTATTGGCCTCTGTGCAATCACATTCCTTGGTCACTTTGCTGCTCATACTGCAAATCCTTTTTGCCTCACTTCT TATATGCTCACCATCTTCTTGCTTCTGTTAGCAGAGACTGGATTACTAGCAGATGTTTACCTCAACTCTGACTGGGAAaag GATTTACCAGAAGATCCATCAGGGAGGTTTAATGATTTCAAGAATTTTGTGAAGAATAACAGTGAAGATTTCCAATGGATCACCCTGTTCATTGTGCTTGCTCAG GGAGTTTCGATTTTACTCGCAACTGTTCTCAGAACTCTGGGAAGAGACAGAAGATATGAGAGGGAAAATGGTGAGCCAAGAGTTCCACTTCTGAATCAACCTGACCAAACACTTCCAGCATATCCATATGTTCTTGGTGAACCAAGATTCCCCTGCAAGAATGTCTGA
- the LOC116029145 gene encoding glycine-rich cell wall structural protein-like, producing the protein MAASKLACMAFMAASKGFCIVIVALLSLALTLSAHRVRPSITASIGAREMIEVLKSQVDGHVLKPSEAAGILGEGPHFGGIPGWGGGGGGGGGGGGGIVGPGFGGGGPGVWGWGRGGGWGGFGPGFGRGGGGGGGGGGGGPSYGPGYGRGGGGGGGGGGGGRGPSYGPGYGRGGGGGGGRSPSYGPGYGGGGGGGGGGHGPGYGRGGDGGGGGGGGGGHGPRYGPGYGRGGGGGGGGYGPGFGRGGGGGGGGGGGGGGGGLSPSYGPIIGRGGGGPNYGSGGGNSPSVGWGRVPNYGSGGGGGGGGGGGGPPNYGPSIGGVGGGVKGPYCGPSGGVGCHPQFPGGGGGGGAPTLHPSLRSHAMAASKLVCMAFMASMALLLALSFSSAQSAEPSSPQHISTINADGGEDASGGLKARVLGDYSDRHHKHRRHRHHHYHYWPYWYWRGYWPHWGWRGYWPRWGWGWRGHWGLRARRGLVEDHGKAREGTGAGSGGGFGSGNGRAGAGGGEAAGGGSGSGYGTGSGGGDIHGYGEGHGGGYGGVPTPGSYQCKPQNCIGKDCNEIMIHLDEVYT; encoded by the exons ATGGCAGCTTCAAAACTGGCTTGCATGGCTTTCATGGCAGCGTCAAAAGGGTTTTGCATAGTTATTGTGGCTCTATTAAGCTTAGCGCTAACTTTGTCTGCCCATAGAGTTCGACCGTCAATAACGGCTTCTATTGGCGCAAGAGAAATGATTGAAGTGCTTAAATCACAGGTTGATGGTCATGTTTTGAAACCTAGTGAAGCAGCTGGTATCCTTGGAGAAGGTCCTCATTTTGGTGGGATTCCTGGTTGGGgtggagggggagggggagggggagggggtggAGGTGGTATTGTTGGCCCTGGGTTTGGTGGTGGTGGTCCTGGTGTTTGGGGTTGGGGTAGGGGTGGAGGATGGGGCGGTTTTGGCCCTGGTTTTGGGAGAGGCGGCGGTGGCGGGGGCGGTGGAGGAGGAGGTGGTCCTAGTTATGGTCCTGGTTATGGGAGaggcggcggtggcggtggtggtggtggaggcggTGGTCGTGGCCCTAGTTATGGCCCGGGTTATGGGAGAGGCGGCGGTGGAGGCGGTGGTCGTAGCCCTAGTTATGGCCCGGGTTATGGCGGTGGCGGCGGTGGGGGAGGAGGTGGTCATGGCCCGGGTTATGGGAGAGGCGGCGATGGTGGcggcggtggtggtggaggtggtggtcaTGGTCCTAGATATGGTCCTGGTTATGGAAgaggcggtggtggtggtggtggtggttatGGTCCGGGTTTTGGGAGaggcggtggtggtggaggaggaggaggaggtggtggcggcggcggtggtCTTAGTCCTAGTTATGGTCCTATTATAGGTAGAGGAGGTGGAGGTCCTAATTATGGTAGTGGAGGAGGAAATAGCCCTAGTGTAGGTTGGGGAAGAGTGCCTAATTATGGTTCTGGTGGgggtggaggaggaggagggggaGGTGGTGGCCCCCCTAATTATGGTCCTAGTATAGGGGGAGTAGGTGGTGGAGTAAAGGGTCCTTATTGTGGTCCAAGTGGAGGCGTTGGATGTCATCCTCAGTTCcccggtggtggtggtgggggaggag CTCCCACACTTCATCCATCACTCAGATCACACGCCATGGCAGCTTCAAAACTGGTTTGCATGGCTTTCATGGCTTCCATGGCTTTACTTCTTGCCTTATCATTCAGCTCAGCTCAGAGTGCCGAGCCATCTTCACCGCAACACATTTCCACCATTAACGCTGACGGCGGCGAAGACGCTAGCGGTGGCCTCAAGGCTCGCGTCTTAGGTGACTACAGCGACCGCCACCACAAACACCGCCGCCATCGCCACCACCACTATCACTACTGGCCGTACTGGTACTGGCGCGGCTACTGGCCGCACTGGGGCTGGCGCGGCTACTGGCCGCGCTGGGGTTGGGGTTGGCGCGGCCACTGGGGGCTGCGAGCCCGCCGCGGCCTTGTGGAAGATCACGGCAAAGCGCGTGAAGGGACTGGCGCCGGTAGTGGCGGCGGATTTGGCTCCGGGAATGGccgcgccggcgccggcggtgGAGAGGCCGCCGGAGGCGGTAGTGGCAGCGGATATGGGACCGGAAGCGGCGGAGGGGATATACACGGCTACGGTGAAGGACACGGCGGCGGCTACGGCGGAGTTCCAACTCCGGGGAGTTATCAGTGCAAGCCACAAAATTGCATTGGAAAAGATTGTAACGAAATTATGATTCACCTTGATGAAGTCTATACTTAA
- the LOC116028698 gene encoding stem-specific protein TSJT1-like, translated as MLAIFEQSIAKPPLELSLPLAGQPDKKTRQEIAQIFRSQKPGDSTLYRLPNGNFLGVSHGGETPSHPRSVIVMEDIFCIFSGALDNTPDLRKYYGLSRQATEAMIMVEAYKVLRDRAPYPPDQVIKDLQGKFAFILFDSKDSTLFLARDREGSVPLHWGATGDGSLICCSDAELIKAASGKCYTPFPPGCIFLSESGLTSFDHPLHKVKAMIREDDDGSVNAIIFQVDFYTRLHSIPRRGSASNWAGTTVVEGE; from the exons ATGTTGGCTATTTTTGAGCAATCCATTGCCAAGCCACCACTGGAGCTCAGCCTTCCTTTGGCCGGGCAGCCTGACAAGAAAACCCGGCAAGAAATCGCCCAGATTTTCCGGTCACAGAAGCCAGGGGACTCAACTTTGTACAGACTTCCTAATGGGAACTTCTTGGGGGTGTCACATGGTGGTGAAACCCCATCTCATCCTAG GTCTGTGATTGTGATGGAGGATATATTCTGCATCTTTTCTGGAGCTCTGGATAATACCCCTGACTTGAGGAAATACTATGGTCTGTCAAGACAGGCCACAGAAGCTATGATCATGGTTGAGGCTTATAAGGTCTTAAGGGACCGAGCACCATATCCTCCTGATCAAGTCATCAAGGATCTGCAAGGGAAATTTGCTTTTATCCTCTTTGATTCCAAAGATTCTACTCTTTTTCTAGCCAGG GATCGCGAAGGGAGTGTGCCACTGCACTGGGGAGCCACTGGTGATGGATCATTGATATGTTGTTCTGATGCAGAGCTCATCAAAGCTGCATCTGGGAAATGTTACACGCCGTTTCCTCCAG GCTGCATTTTCTTGAGTGAGAGTGGGCTAACCAGCTTTGATCATCCACTTCACAAGGTAAAAGCGATGATTCGCGAGGACGATGATGGCAGTGTCAATGCGATTATTTTTCAAGTCGATTTTTACACCAGACTCCACAGCATTCCCCGGAGAGGAAGTGCATCAAATTGGGCAGGCACAACAGTTGTTGAGGGGGAATAG
- the LOC116030373 gene encoding 1,4-dihydroxy-2-naphthoyl-CoA thioesterase 1-like, whose product MDSSSSSSSKSKTETLDRTLHAVGFEIGELTPSKVTGRLPVTEKCCQPFKVLHGGVSALIAEALASMGAHMASGFRRVAGFHLGIHHLKSARIGDLVVAEATPVNVGNTVHVWEVKLWKVDPSDEDNKRVMISSSRVTLLVMAVPEHAKDADINLKKFAKL is encoded by the coding sequence aTGGATTCATCGTCATCGTCGTCGTCAAAATCAAAGACAGAGACATTGGATCGGACACTCCACGCAGTGGGGTTCGAGATCGGCGAGCTGACGCCGAGCAAGGTGACGGGGCGGCTGCCGGTGACGGAGAAGTGCTGCCAGCCGTTCAAGGTGTTGCACGGCGGCGTTTCGGCGCTGATAGCGGAGGCTCTGGCGAGCATGGGGGCCCACATGGCGTCCGGGTTCCGGAGAGTGGCCGGATTCCACCTGGGCATCCACCATCTCAAGAGTGCCCGAATCGGCGACCTCGTCGTCGCCGAGGCCACGCCGGTCAACGTCGGCAACACCGTTCACGTCTGGGAAGTCAAGCTCTGGAAGGTTGACCCGTCGGATGAAGATAATAAACGagtgatgatttcttcttctagGGTTACTCTCTTGGTCATGGCTGTTCCTGAACACGCCAAAGATGCGGATATTAATCTCAAGAAATTTGCTAAGTTGTAA